Proteins encoded by one window of Chrysemys picta bellii isolate R12L10 chromosome 10, ASM1138683v2, whole genome shotgun sequence:
- the LLGL1 gene encoding lethal(2) giant larvae protein homolog 1 — protein MMKFRFRRQGHDPQREKLKLDLFAFNKTVEHGFPNQPSSLAYDPKLRIMAVGTKSGAVKVYGAPGVEFTGLHKETAAVTQIHFLPGQGRLLSLLDDNTLHLWDIDQKDGYSRLEETRSFILPGRPGFDSTNSPPSITRVTVILLKSACDVACLGTEGGGVYFLELSGLTLLEDKTLYQEEIMQSVPDDYRCGKALGPVESLQEHPQDFSKILIGYSRGLVIVWDQSTRNVHHLFLGNQQLESLAWERSGRTVVSSHSDGGYMVWSINSSCHKTLQPLMSTIPYGPFPCKAINKILRRTCDSGNHFIIFSGGMPRASYGDRHCVSILQGQSLVTLDFTSRVIDFFTVHHTEPEEEFDNPSALVVLVEEELVVLDLKTPGWPTVPAPYLAPLHSSAITCSYHISNVPLKLWERIISAGEQQSPRHSSVNWPISGGKNLAQEPTQRGLLLTGHEDGTVRFWDASGVSLRPLYKLGTANIFQTDCEHSDCLNPASEEEWPPFRKVGCFDPYSDDPRLGIQKIALCKYTARMVVAGTAGQVLVMELSDEKSNHMISVAMVDLLQDREGFTWKGHDRLTPKNGSITFSPGFQPSVLVQCMPPAAVTAVTLHSEWNLVAFGTSHGFGLFDYYRRNAVLARCTLHPNDSLAMEGPLSRVKSLKKSLRQSFRRIRKSRVSGKKRVGANSSSSKVQEANAQLAEQAGPTDVEMTPVQRRIEPRSADDSLSGVVRCLYFADTFLRDAAHHGPTMWAGTNSGSVFAYALEVPSQEKFSERSVEAVLGKEIQLMHRAPVVSIAVLDGRGNPLPEPYEVSRDLAKAPDMQGSHSVLIASEEQFKVFTLPKVSAKTKFKLTAHEGCRVRKVALVSFTSLACEDYTENCLACLTNLGDIHIFTVPGLRPQVHYDCIRKEDISGIASCVFTKHGQGFYLISPSEFERFSLSARNITEPLCSLELVRLRGTACHSPNFTGTPKLTQANGTHVLQGSEANGSPGDSTRTPEEPQAAFSPAPTDSPSSPESPLDTTGDITVEEVKDFLASSEEAERNLRNVSEEEARSPGILIK, from the exons ATATGGCGCTCCAGGAGTGGAGTTCACTGGCTTGCACAAGGAGACTGCTGCCGTCACACAGATACACTTTTTGCCTGGACAG GGTCGGCTGCTGTCCTTGCTGGATGACAACACCCTGCACCTGTGGGACATCGACCAGAAGGATGGCTATTCGCGCTTGGAGGAGACCCGCAGCTTCATCCTCCCGGGCCGACCAGGATTCGACAGCACGAA CTCTCCTCCCAGCATTACCCGGGTGACGGTGATCCTGCTGAAATCTGCCTGCGATGTGGCCTGCCTGGGCACAGAAGGGGGTGGCGTGTACTTCCTGGAGCTCTCTGGCTTAACGCTGCTGGAGGATAAAACCCTGTATCAAGAGGAGATCATGCAGAG CGTGCCAGACGACTACCGCTGCGGGAAGGCTCTTGGGCCAGTGGAGTCGTTGCAGGAACACCCTCAAGACTTCTCCAAGATCCTGATTGGCTATAGCAGGGGGCTGGTGATCGTGTGGGACCAGAGCACCAGAAACGTCCACCACCTCTTCCTGGGCAATCAG CAGCTGGAGAGCCTTGCCTGGGAACGGAGCGGCAGGACGGTGGTGAGTTCGCACAGCGATGGAGGTTACATGGTGTGGTCCATCAACAGTAGCTGCCATAAGACTCTGCAGCCGCTCATGTCAACTATCCCCTATG GTCCGTTTCCCTGTAAAGCCATCAACAAAATCCTGCGGAGAACCTGTGACTCTGG AAATCACTTCATCATCTTCAGCGGGGGCATGCCCCGCGCCAGCTACGGGGACCGGCACTGCGTCAGCATCCtgcagggccagagcctggtCACCCTGGACTTCACGTCGCGTGTGATCGACTTCTTCACCGTGCACCACACAGAGCCGGAGGAGG AGTTCGATAACCCAAGTGCCCTGGTGGTCCTGGTGGAAGAGGAGCTGGTGGTCCTCGACCTGAAGACGCCCGGCTGGCCTACGGTTCCTGCCCCCTACCTGGCGCCCCTCCATTCCTCCGCCATCACCTGCTCCTATCACATCTCCAACGTCCCCTTGAAGCTGTGGGAGCGGATCATCAGTGCTGGAGAGCAGCAGAGTCCCCGGCATTCGTCTGTG AACTGGCCGATCAGCGGAGGGAAAAACTTAGCCCAAGAACCCACCCAGAGAGGCCTTCTTCTCACGGG gcaCGAGGACGGCACAGTCCGCTTCTGGGACGCCTCGGGGGTGTCGCTGCGGCCGCTGTACAAACTGGGCACGGCCAACATCTTCCAGACGGACTGCGAGCACAGCGACTGCCTCAACCCGGCCAGCGAGGAGGAGTGGCCTCCCTTCCGCAAG GTTGGCTGCTTTGATCCGTACAGCGACGACCCCCGGCTGGGCATCCAGAAGATTGCGCTGTGTAAATACACGGCCCGGATGGTGGTGGCTGGGACTGCCGGGCAG GTGCTCGTCATGGAGCTGAGTGACGAGAAGTCGAATCACATGATCAGTGTGGCCATGGTGGACCTGCTGCAGGACCGGGAGGGCTTCACTTGGAAGGGGCACGACCGGCTCACCCCCAAGAATGGCTCCATCACCTTCAGCCCAGGCTTCCAGCCCAGTGTGCTGGTGCAGTGCATGCCGCCGGCTGCCGTCACTGCCGTCACGCTACACTCTGAGTGGAACCTGGTGGCCTTCGGCACCAGCCACGGCTTCGGGCTCTTTGACTATTACCGACGCAACGCGGTGCTGGCCAG GTGCACGCTCCACCCAAACGACTCCCTGGCCATGGAGGGGCCCCTCTCCCGAGTGAAGTCGCTGAAGAAGTCCCTGCGCCAGTCCTTCCGCAGGATCCGCAAAAGtcgagtctccggcaagaagagAGTTGGTGCCAACAGCTCCTCCAGCAAG GTGCAGGAAGCCAATGCCCAGCTGGCCGAGCAGGCTGGCCCCACTGACGTGGAGATGACCCCCGTGCAGCGGCGGATCGAGCCCCGGTCAGCCGACGACTCGCTCTCGGGGGTGGTGCGCTGCCTGTACTTCGCCGATACCTTCCTCCGAGACG ccgCACACCACGGGCCCACCATGTGGGCTGGGACCAACTCGGGCTCAGTGTTCGCCTACGCCCTGGAGGTCCCGTCCCAGGAGAAGTTCTCGGAGCGCTCGGTGGAAGCGGTGCTGGGCAAGGAGATCCAGCTGATGCACAGGGCGCCGGTGGTGTCGATCGCGGTCCTGGACGGGCGAGGGAACCCTCTCCCGGAGCCCTACGAGGTGTCCCGGGACCTGGCCAAAGCCCCTGACATGCAGGGCAGCCATTCTGTGCTCATCGCCTCGGAGGAGCAGTTCAAG GTGTTCACGCTGCCAAAAGTCAGTGCCAAGACCAAGTTCAAGCTGACGGCCCACGAGGGTTGCCGGGTGCGGAAGGTGGCGCTGGTGAGCTTCACCAGCCTGGCGTGTGAGGACTACACGGAGAATTGCCTGGCGTGCCTCACCAACCTGGGGGACATCCACATCTTCACGGTGCCCGGCCTGCGGCCGCAAGTGCACTACGACTGCATCCGCAAGGAGGACATCAGCGGCATTGCCTCCTGCGTCTTCACCAAACACGGGCAAG gctTCTACCTGATCTCGCCTTCTGAGTTCGAGCGATTCTCCCTAAGCGCCCGGAACATCACAGAGCCGCTGTGCTCGCTGGAGCTCGTCCGGCTTCGCGGTACCGCCTGTCACAG CCCCAATTTCACCGGGACACCGAAACTGACCCAGGCCAACGGGACTCACGTGCTGCAGGGCTCGGAGGCGAACGGCTCCCCCGGCGACAGCACCC GGACGCCTGAGGAACCCCAGGCTGCCTTCTCCCCGGCGCCCACCGACTCGCCGAGCAGCCCGGAGAGCCCCCTGGACACCACCGGGGACATCACCGTGGAGGAAGTGAAAGATTTCCTGGC CTCCTCGGAGGAAGCGGAGAGGAACCTGAGGAATGTGAGCGAGGAGGAGGCCCGCTCTCCGGGGATCCTGATTAAATGA